From the Primulina tabacum isolate GXHZ01 chromosome 3, ASM2559414v2, whole genome shotgun sequence genome, one window contains:
- the LOC142540985 gene encoding disease resistance protein At4g27190-like, with protein sequence MEADKVIEIQVLDKEEAWTLFREKSGDCVDDLYLRPIAEEVAAECKGLPIAIATVGKALKNRRINTWKDALLQLRGANPTNFPQVLEIVYMPLKLSYDFLQTESEKFIFLLCCLFPEDDDIQIEDLALLSFGLGMFEGINNIEDGRNRTFHLLERLRSRFLLMTGSEEDEVKMHDVVRDVAIFIGSKEKQGFLNVSSMDLSSKDSSRNCNWMSVDISIVNAKLPVGLDFPNLRLLMILNSNYSELPEGFEVNDICFKGMEELTVLYFSHQNFQSLPSSLEFLKKLRKLHLYFCKVKDISIVGELASLKILHVWRCNEIEELPANVGELKFLRLLELRDCEKLKRIVAGVISSLVGLEELKIVGCFNKWEAKGNVSEERNASLSELESLTNLTSLEIDISDPNLVAQEILLSKQLRRYQIRAYDDQYLFHVMKHERRITLQLPRDVTVGNWIRRLGKNTQSLELRGDGSNGFNLGETESLRKLVLQNCSTVEKLMNAIDCKLPVLEHLQLRDLEELEEIIDGTIPEGSNSFQNLESLAVERLPKLGYLWKSPNQNVSLVNLKSIYIIRCPNLRYLFSMATARSLVQLRSLEISSCKRYEMESNTEASIIEFPKLKRLKLYFLPNLLAFTHGVEIIKFPQLIELEIEYCPKLRTKIDQCPTGGMIEKIVVRNLDTIEEIFRDDANLHIIFQELRELILEDLPCLTTFYRGVERIKFPKLKELCGLEICKG encoded by the coding sequence ATGGAAGCCGATAAAGTTATTGAAATTCAAGTCTTAGACAAAGAAGAAGCTTGGACACTTTTTAGAGAGAAATCTGGTGATTGCGTGGATGATTTATATTTGCGTCCCATAGCAGAAGAAGTCGCAGCAGAATGCAAAGGTTTGCCAATTGCGATTGCAACTGTTGGTAAAGCTCTGAAAAATAGAAGAATAAATACCTGGAAAGATGCACTTTTACAACTGAGAGGAGCTAACCCAACGAATTTCCCGCAAGTTCTGGAAATTGTTTATATGCCTCTGAAACTGAGTTACGATTTCTTGCAAACTGAAAGTGAAAAGTTCATTTTCCTGCTATGTTGCTTGTTTCCCGAAGATGATGACATCCAGATTGAGGACTTGGCTTTGCTCAGCTTTGGGTTAGGCATGTTTGAGGGAATCAACAATATTGAAGATGGAAGAAACAGAACATTTCATTTATTGGAGAGGCTTAGAAGTCGTTTTTTATTGATGACTGGCAGTGAGGAAGATGAGGTAAAAATGCATGATGTTGTCCGTGATGTGGCTATTTTCATTGGTTCAAAAGAAAAGCAAGGGTTTTTGAATGTGTCCTCGATGGATTTGTCTAGTAAAGATTCATCTCGCAATTGCAATTGGATGTCAGTGGACATTTCAATTGTCAATGCCAAGCTTCCTGTTGGGTTGGATTTTCCAAATCTTCGTCTCTTGATGATTCTGAATTCCAATTATTCAGAACTTCCCGAAGGATTTGAGGTCAATGATATTTGTTTTAAAGGAATGGAGGAGCTGACAGTCTTGTATTTTTcacatcaaaattttcaatcacTTCCATCATCTCTGGAATTCTTAAAAAAACTTAGAAAGTTGCACTTGTATTTTTGCAAGGTGAAAGACATATCAATTGTTGGAGAGTTAGCAAGTTTGAAAATTCTTCACGTCTGGCGCTGTAACGAAATTGAAGAGTTACCAGCAAATGTTGGGGAATTGAAATTTCTAAGATTATTAGAATTGAGGGATTGCGAGAAACTCAAAAGAATAGTGGCTGGTGTCATATCAAGCTTGGTTGGGTTGGAGGAATTGAAGATAGTTGGTTGCTTTAACAAATGGGAAGCAAAGGGAAATGTAAGTGAAGAAAGGAATGCTAGTCTTTCAGAACTTGAGTCTCTCACCAATTTGACTTCCTTGGAGATTGATATATCTGATCCCAACTTGGTCGCCCAAGAGATATTGCTTTCAAAGCAGTTAAGAAGATATCAAATACGTGCTTATGATGAccaatatttatttcatgtcaTGAAGCATGAGAGAAGAATCACACTCCAATTACCGAGAGACGTGACAGTAGGAAATTGGATTCGACGACTAGGAAAGAACACACAGTCGCTAGAATTACGTGGAGATGGTTCAAACGGTTTTAATCTAGGTGAGACTGAAAGCTTGAGGAAGCTCGTACTTCAAAATTGTTCAACGGTGGAGAAATTGATGAATGCAATCGATTGCAAACTCCCCGTGTTGGAGCACCTGCAGCTGAGAGATCTCGAAGAGTTGGAAGAGATAATTGATGGTACAATACCAGAGGGATCCAATTCCTTCCAAAATCTAGAATCACTAGCTGTTGAACGTCTTCCGAAGTTGGGATATTTGTGGAAGAGTCCTAATCAGAATGTTTCACTGGTCAACCTCAAATCCATATACATTATCCGTTGCCCCAATCTACGATATCTCTTCTCAATGGCAACAGCAAGGAGTCTTGTACAACTTCGAAGCCTTGAAATTTCTTCATGTAAGAGGTATGAAATGGAAAGCAACACAGAGGCTTCTATTATTGAGTTCCCAAAGTTGAAGAGACTGAAACTGTACTTTCTGCCAAACCTTTTAGCTTTCACCCATGGAGttgaaatcataaaattccCCCAGTTGATAGAACTAGAAATCGAATACTGCCCAAAGCTCCGAACCAAAATCGACCAATGCCCAACCGGTGGCATGATTGAGAAGATCGTCGTTCGTAATCTTGACactatagaagaaatatttaggGATGATGCAAATCTCCATATCATATTCCAAGAATTGAGGGAACTGATACTAGAGGATCTACCATGCCTGACAACATTCTACAGAGGTGTTGAACGCATCAAGTTTCCAAAGCTGAAAGAGTTGTGTGGATTGGAAATTTGCAAAGGCTGA
- the LOC142540986 gene encoding disease resistance protein At4g27190-like: MADCLVNPLKCVIGVGKWIVTEVLWSPVKLHVDYWWCFDGNVQGLRDEIGRLERERRNMEGKIEDARLRAESATTEVENWSNESTQKLEEATRILQGCDDLKLWKIIPRYSVGKSAKEIAEGIAKLRNEGNSIRITDPTPPASMVSISHGPTLEFQSRKSMEEDIIKSLKDGNVRMIAICGAGGVGKTTMVRRIEDRVTKEFDEVVTVVVSQQTDKTKIQNQIAEILRLGLNEKTLDGRAHILRTRLMDSKKKLIIFDDVWKSFEPEDIGVP; encoded by the coding sequence ATGGCAGACTGTTTGGTAAATCCGCTTAAATGTGTAATAGGAGTTGGAAAATGGATAGTTACTGAGGTCCTTTGGTCTCCCGTAAAGCTCCACGTCGATTATTGGTGGTGCTTCGACGGAAATGTTCAAGGCCTGAGGGATGAAATTGGTCGTTTGGAAAGGGAAAGGCGCAATATGGAGGGAAAGATTGAAGATGCTCGGCTTCGTGCCGAGAGTGCTACGACTGAGGTCGAAAACTGGTCAAATGAAAGCACTCAGAAGCTTGAGGAGGCGACGAGGATTTTGCAAGGCTGCGATGATCTTAAGCTGTGGAAAATAATCCCTCGGTACTCGGTGGGAAAGAGTGCCAAAGAAATAGCAGAAGGCATCGCAAAACTACGAAATGAAGGAAATTCGATTAGGATAACTGACCCCACCCCTCCGGCATCAATGGTATCTATCTCTCATGGACCAACTTTGGAGTTTCAATCGAGAAAAAGCATGGAGGAAGACATCATCAAGTCTTTGAAAGATGGCAACGTCCGCATGATAGCGATTTGCGGCGCCGGAGGTGTTGGGAAGACAACTATGGTGCGAAGAATTGAGGATAGGGTGACAAAAGAATTTGATGAGGTTGTGACTGTAGTTGTCAGTCAACAAACTGACAAGACTAAAATTCAGAATCAAATTGCAGAAATATTACGTTTGGGTTTGAACGAGAAGACTTTGGATGGTAGAGCGCATATATTGCGCACCAGGCTAATGGATTCGAAGAAGAAACTCATaatatttgatgatgtttggaaaAGCTTTGAGCCGGAGGATATAGGAGTTCCTTAA